Genomic DNA from Molothrus aeneus isolate 106 chromosome Z, BPBGC_Maene_1.0, whole genome shotgun sequence:
TCTCTTGAAGCAATTTTTGCATTCAATTTTTTTGGATACAAGGGTTTTGTATTTATACCTGACTTGAATACTGAACAGATCTATGCATTTCAATTATTAAATAACCCCCAACCCTCCCCCACactaaagaaacaaacaaatattcAAGGACTTCATTAattctttttgtttcaaaataaagaaCATAAATTGCTCTACTTTTTTAGTTTCTATCTGAAAACTCAAAGGCTATCTTAATCTGATTATTAAGAGCACTAGCTTctgatttgggaaaaaaaaaaccttcaaaaaacAACTTTCCCCACACAGCACTAAAACCCTTGGTTTTAAGGAAGGTAGTTTTGCCAAGAGGGCATTTTAAAACACTAATATTGCCCTGCCATAATTTTTACTGACCAAGGCaatcctcttttcttttcccctaatGCTTTGCATCTGACATGCAGTTTACAACACTGTATGTCATGTATCATCCTAAGTGAGCAAACTCCAGCACTGTTAGACTTTACACAGTCCATGCATCAAGGACATTTCTATAGGACAATTTAACATCAGTGACTGTCTTTCTaagaagaatatttcttttgaatgtaACACTTTCCTCTGTTGTATGTCCCTCTGCTGCAAATAAGTTGCTTGGACTTGTCAAGAGAAAATATATCTCATGGTAATTAATAGGATAGAAGCAGGGTGATATATATGGGCAGTGGGAGGACCTGAATCTGTCAAGCTCTGTTGAAGTCATAAACCTTGTAAAAAGCTGTCACAGAAGCTTATTCACATGTTCCATCCCTACAGCACCTTCAGCAAAATCTGTTGTTCATATAAACTGAAACATTATTCCCATTAAAGGCCTGCCATTTTTCAAGGGGGAGACACGTGATAGTTTAATGTCTCACATGCTACTTAAATCAGTTTTACAGTTTCCAAATTCACACTAATTGTGTGACACAAGACCTTGAATCTGTTTTCTCAGTTAATGCAACGTTAAACTTGTTAATTTGTTAGTAAGTTAACTAATCACTATTTTCACAGTATCTATATGTCATTTTATATGACCCAATATAATTGATACACTGTTAAGTTTAAGGCCACTGGGATAATGACTCTGCTTCTGAACAAAATCTGGTTGTTGCCCGTTACTTCAACTGCAGATATATATCTGCACAAGGCTTCTTTGCTACTCTGGCACTTTATACATTCCCTTCCACAGAGTGACAAATGTCAAAGAGCTGACCACCAATATGGAGTTCTCATTCTGTAGGCACACTATACCCCTGAAATCTTTGCGGAAGTATACAgtaacaaaccaaccaaccaaccaaccaaccaaccaaaccaataAAATAATCTTATAATGCATTCTAGCAGCTAAAGGATTCTATTCTATTGGGACAGCGTTTAGTTGAGGAACAATGAGACACAAGAGGAATAAAATTCATGGAGAGTTACTCTGTAGCATTACCCTAAGTCAGGGTCTTGTCATCCATGTTCATTGGCTTTGTAATACAGACTGCTCCATCACCTTCAGTTGTGGTCCGTCTAAACCTTTCCTGATCTTTCCACCACTGAACCACAGCTGAAGCAAAAATTAGAGTTTTCAGGACACTTTCCAAACCACTCTTTTGCTTGATTGTTGAGGAATGTGTCTGCTGCAGGTAGCTCGGTAGCATCGGAGGACCAGGTCCTGCACCGTCAACAAACAAGACATCTGAGACTGCTGTGGGAAATCCAGTCTGATTGCGTGAGTGGGGTATGTTGGGAGATAAGCGAGGACACATCGGGTCACTGGAGCCGCCCGTCTGAAGGCGGCATTGGGAAGTGGCTGCCAGTGAGTCTCATAAATGGTCACACTGGGAAGTTTCTTTAACATTTCTGCTTTCACTAAAGTCAGTTATAAAATTTCGGTTCTTTTGTACATAGAATCAGGCTAAAACAGAGgactggttaaaaaaaaaaaaactatccCGCCTTAAATTTGTTACATTCGAAGTAGCCCCTCACTCGCGCCCAAGCGCTACTGACTATCCAGAGAAAAACGGGGGAGGCCCACGAAAGAAATGTGGCGACACGGAGAGGGAGTGGAGAAGCTTCCGCTTCCGGCGGCCTCTCTGACGGCGGCGGGGCCCAGCCGCACTGCGCGGCCGTACTAGGCGGGAGGCAGGGGGAGATGCGGTCGCCGGCGCTGCCGCGGCTCTTGGTGGGGCCGCTGCTGGTgttgctggtgctgctggaggccgCCCGCTGCGCGGAGGCTGCGGCCCCTCGCCCTCGGGACGCCGCCACCGCTTCCCCACGCCCAACGGAGGCCGCCGGCGGGGCCTCCACGCGGAGCAGCAGCAACAGtagtagcagcagcagccgcctgACCGAGGTGTCGGCGCCGCCCGAGCAGGGCCAGCCCATGACCCAGCGCGCCCTGTCTGTGCTGGTTCTGGCCAGCGCCGCCCTCATCGTCTACTTCGTGATCCGGACCGTGCGGTGAGGGCGGTGAGCGGGCGTGTGGGTGCGGGGGCCGCCGTTACGCGGCCGGGCCTGCGGAGCGTGTCGGCCCCGCGCCTCCTGAGGTGCCGGTCAGTAGCGCCCGACTGCACTGGGAAGCTCCCGGTACCGCCTCCCCGGTGTGGGCGGGGAGCAGCTCGGTCTGCTCCGGCCACGTCACCGAGAATCGCGCATCATTGTTGGACCTTTCCCGTCTCCGTCCTGTGCCCTCCGGGTGGACTTGTCACTGCTGGCATCCATCAGCCCacatgaatttattttgtttgttcttaGAGTGATTTTTGACCAGTTTGCAAACTTCTGTATCGCTAAACTACCAAAGTTGTCCTCCCCTACTTTGTCagtaaacatttttcttctaggCTTTCTTTCACAGTTAAATTAACCTATTTTGTGTCTTTTAAAGAAAGCTTATGAATCTTGCTACCACTTAGCTGCCTTTCCATTTCTCATGGAAAATACTCTCCACGTAGCTTGATGTGATTTGCACAGTGTTTGtccctgtattttttttgtcctgGTAGTTTAACTTCTCTCTCTCATGCTTTAATAACTTGAATTCTTCAGAGCAATGCCCAAATGTATGATTATGCATAAAGCACCTCAGTTATGGAGCAAGTTCTCCATGTACTTTTCATTACATTTAGATATATCCATTGTGTCTAATATCTGCATCATTTAGTTTAGAAAGGCAGTTGAAGGACTGTTTTGTGTATGTCATGTACTAAGATACGCAGTCCAAGTAAACTAGGATATTTTGATTGTTCCATGCATCTTGCAAATCACTCTTGAAAAGCCTTGAGGGCACTTACCGGTGTTAGTGTGTCTTGTAACACCAGCCTGTTGGATTTGGAGATGTGAGTAGTACTATGGAAAGgccaaatatataaatacataaaagtCTGTCAttgcaggagctggagaggaaaatgATCATCTATTGCCATTATTTTCTGGATAAGTGGTAGTTACTTGATATTCTGGTTTTGACAGTAGGATGCTGTTCTGCATTTGCAACTGGAGTGCTGCCTTCTAGGGTACTACTGTAAACTGGAAGCTTTACTTTATTAAcattattctgtaattctgtggcATCTTGCTTCTGAACTTTGGAATAGGTAAAGTGTATGTTTTTGAATTTGAACTTGTAGCTGAAATGTTCTTGCAGTGGTTGTATAAGAAATACAAGGATTAAGTGCAAATGACCCATTTTTTTGGATAGGTTTCCTTGGCATGAAGACAGATCTTGTTGTAAGACATAAAAACTTTTTGCAAACTTTCTATCAAGCTGCCAGCCCAGTGGATGAAGGGAAGAAAGTGAGTGTAGCGTTTCTGGATTCTAGTAAGGCTTTTGGTGCTGTTCTTCACAGTATCCTTCTGGACAAGttctgcagctgtggggtgaGTAAATTTGTGGTGCACTGGTAGAAGAGACAGTTGAATGACAGGGCTCATAGGGTTGTAGTGAGGAGGAGTGCATCAGGCTGGTGCCCAGTTACCAGTGTAGCTCCTCAGGGCTCAGTTCTAGGGCGAGCTTTGCTCAGTGCTCTTATCTGGAGACAGGAGTTGAATTGGCCATTAGCAACTTTGCGgatgacaccaaactgggaGGTGCAGTAGGCTCTTGCAAGGTGGGAGAGGCCTTGCATAGGGATCTAGATAGATTGGCGCATTGGGCAATCACCAGTGGCAGGACGtataaaaagaacaaacacaGGACACTAGTTTTATGTgggagagaagcagctgcagagcagccatgcATAGAGGGATCTcagggtgctggttgacagcaAGCTCAGTATGAGCCAAcatgtgccctggcagccaagAGGACAACTTCACCCTTAGGTGGTTCTCAGAAAGCACAGCCAAACAATCAAGAGAGGAGATTGTCCAACTTTATTCAACATTGTCATGGCCGCCTTGTGAGTAACAGTGTGCAGTAAGAAGCACACTAAAGCACATGAATACAACCAGACTGGGGAACCAAGCTGATTGAAGAGTTGGAAGGCCTGTCCTGTTGAGGAGCGGCTGAGAATTGAGTTGGTCTGCTTTGGAGTAGAAAAGGCCTGAGGGGTAACCTCATTGCTCCCTGAGGTTCCATTGGTCCCTGAGGAAGGAGATGCTTATCCCTTCTTGCTGAGATCCAGCTATAGGATGCATGGGAATGATTCATAGTTGGACCAAGAGAGGTATAAATTGGACGTTAGGAAGCATTTTTTTACTGGCAGGGTGGTCAGTGACCGGAACAAGCTTCTTAGAAAGGGGATGGATCAGTGTTTAAGATGCATTTGGACAATACCCATGGTATCATGCTTTAAATTTTGGGTTGATCAGGCAGTTGACTTGATAGTaattgtaggtcccttccaactgaacaGATGACAGTCACAGAGTAGAAGGTCTTTTGTTAACACTCAGGACATTGCTTTAGAGTCATGGCTGTGAGCATACATGCATGTTGCATAAGCATCTCCAGTATTCCTGTTGCTGTAGTTTTTAAACTACTTCTTAGATAGAGAAGGGTTTGAGTCTCAAGTAATTAGTGTATCTCTTTTCAACAGGATTTGCTTGAATCTAAAATCTGTGCCAGCTTTGTGATaagttttatttgcattttctgcaaataaaatgtttctagaCATTTGCTACGATTGTCTTAGGTCACTCTAAAATCACAGTAGCTACTCACTTTCCATTTTAACCcattaagggaaaaaagtaaaatgtaaagTGAGATCGACAGAAATACTGAGTAGCATGTACTACCTCttcctaatttctttttttgtgtgtgtgtttaaaatAGTTTCTTATCTGCTAGGATATCCACAATGCTTGTCCTAGTTCCAATTGCTTAACTTCTACTTTAGTGAAAACCAAAAGGCACAATATATAAGGAACAACTCTATTTTTCATCATACTGTCATCTCAAAAGTTTTAGAATTTTATTCTACTTGGTGCTTTGTAGTGTACAACTTCTTTCTATGTTGAGGAATAAAGAACAgatgaaataaatgaagaaCATGGAAGGGACTTTGTCTCGAACTGAAAGGtgaaatttttggttttggtagTAGTCaactttaaatgaaaaagctgGGTATTTTGTTCTGGTCTAAAGCAGTTAAATGCCTGGGATAACGGTTGCTGCATTTTCATGTCAATTGAGAGTGGAGGAAATGGCCATGTTGATTATTTCTTATAACATTAGAAATTTGGGAACTTTGAAGAATGGTATGTACTTTATCTCTTTCCCATTCTTACAAGGTTACAATTACTTCTCAGTTCCAAAAGGAGATATATTTTATACTTTGGAGTATAGTGAAAAGACTGAATGCTGTTGTGTGTTCTTTCAAGGTAGGTGTTTAAACAAATTGTGTAAGTACACTGGAGTTTCAGGACAGGATTGGAAGCTGAGAATCTCAGTATTGTATTTGATATCTCTTACAAGATAGGTAAAATGGTGCCTAAATGTGGGACAGAGAAGTCACTATGCACAGTATACAATAATATAATGTATTATATGTAGTATTACAACAATACTATAATATTGTAATatattagtaatttttttatattcgCTTAGAAATACTCTATGTTGAAGTTCCTGAATGTTGTAAACATGTTTGGTAGGCACCTAGCTTGGGGTTGCAGATTCTGGATTTTCTAAATGTTACCTGTTACCACCTTTGTATTTAGCACTAAGTACCTAGACacaaattatttcccttttttttagtCCTATAGCTTTCATGTAGTTGTTAGCCAGTTACTGAAAAGGACTCTGTCAGCATTCTGTAAACAGATGTCTTTGCACAGTGTTTGGTGAGTGGCTACTGGTCTGAGTTCCAGAACTTGAGCAAGGCTTGTTCCATGAGTTAAAGAGTAGTTCTTGAAAGTCAAATGGTATGGTTCATTGTGTGGCTGATGCACATGGGAcccaggcccatgcagcaaaacTGTGGAGAGTGAGAAAAGCAGATGCACAGAGTCTGCTTGTCTATGATAAGCACTGTGCCTTAATCCTGAAACATGAGTTACTGCCTCGTCCTTCCATACTTTGTGAAGCAGACAAGACATTGACTCTACAAGATCTGTCTTATTTAAAGTGTAATTATagacaatttttaaaacttgatATCTATAAAAAACTTCacaaattataataaaaatttctAGTGTCAGCCATTACTTGTGTTACAAGTTATAGCTTTGCTGTATAGCTGTGTTTGGTTTCTACCTGATTTTATCTGCTATTATTTACCGGTGTGTAAGACACATAGAGAATATGTAGcaaggcattttttttcttagtagaAGTATGTTTGAAGTAtgcttttgcatatttttttatgTGGCTCTTATATTTAGATGCTAAGTGCCATTTTATATTCACTACATTAATCCTGTACAAAACTACAGATGACACTCTTAGTGGTCTTAATAATTTCATGTAAACTGTTGACACTTAAAATTGTCTGACCTCTGAATTTCATAGAGCTAAGAGTCTACGCTTATCATAGGTTTTAGAAAACTTACACTAATTATCAATATAACAGTATTTTACATTATTGGATCAGAAAGTAGCAAAAGATTTACATTACTTGAATGTTCTAAAATACTTTTCAGGCTCAGAAGGCAAAATAGAAAAACCCGAAGATACGGAGTTTTGGATATGAACATAGAAAACATGGAGCTGACCCCATTAGAacaagatgatgatgatgatgatacaACACTATTCGATGCCAGCCATCCTCGAAGGTTTGTATTTAGAACCTGAATGTACTTCTAGCCGTAGAAGTGAAGGTATGTGGGTGATGAGCAGTTTCTCTGAGAAAGCTCACTACTGTGTTTCATATGCATAGTTGGAGAAGGGATGTCAAGATGACTTGAATTTTAAATGGGCAAGAATTTAGTGGGCAAGAAGATAAACACCATTTGTCTTCAACATGTGAGTTCCAGAGAAATGAAGAGGAAGGTAGGATATTTTTGTTACAAATAGTGTCATTGAAGTTAATGTTAAGTCAACAACTAGCttttatctttctcttttcttttttttttccctaatttaaATGCTCCTCAGTTTTTCCTGTGTATTTTCACCTATGAGTTGTGCTTCAAGCAGCTTTGCTTCATTATGCTTTCTTATGGCTAAAGTAGTCAGCAGTTAGTTGATGATGATCCTGCACCAGATTTTACATTTGGTACTGCTGCACTGAAAGATTCATATTCTTAAGCTATTCTCGGAAACTTTGTAGATACAGGAAAATTTTGTTGCATTTTGTTTGAACTTCCAAACCCAAATTTTTTTTGAACATTCATTCTGTTTCCTTAGTGTCCTTAAACatgataaattaaaatttaaatttatgcaATTTATACTTAAATTTTTCCCTTATTGAGTAATGCCATCACATTATATGTGTGAAGATGCAGTAAAAATAATTGATGGGATTGTCATAGTTCATAGTAAGGGCTACTTGACTATTGTCAAGTATCAGAAGAGATCAGGTGAGTTCTTCCAGTCACAGCAAGTAATTGATTCACACTGCTTAATGTGGAATCGGATTCAAATCTCAGGCAAGTTTGATAAATGCAATACATGATGTCTCGAATTAAAAGTATTGGAGTAGTAAGTCAGGTGTTCTACAGTTTATCAGGAGGAAATTTGCATGCAGTTCTGGCACTTGAAGAGAAATGTTCAGTCTTCTTTAACTTTGTCGCCTTAATGGGAATctttctgatttaatttttttcataagtCGAAGCCtctcctgtttttttctctcccataCAATAGATTAAAATAGCTAGAGTATCTAGTGATTTTAATGCTAGTACTTAGCATTCCTCTGCATTTTAGAATTATGTGACATTAACCATTACCCTTTGGTACTAGTCTTGTTCcagtacatatatatatatatgtatgtatacacacacacatatgtaaaatataatagGTAATTGTCACATTATATCCAAGAATTCCCTCAATGTCTTCCTTAAATCTTTTAGCTTCTGTTGTAATTCAGCATACTTGTTAACGTTAAGGTATTTGATGACAAGTTAAGGTGATACTCTTTATAAATGCTTATTTACAAGAGTATCAACTATATTTTTTAGCAGGAAGTAAAATGATAATCTAGGTAGTCATCATTAACAAACAGTATTACACAATTATAACTTTCAGAGGGcctatttctgatttttctgccttcctgTTTCCCTAAACACTTCATtttgaaggagaagaaaaatttgtTGAAGTACTTCATAGTAAAAATATCTAAACTGTTGTTTCAATAGTGCTCTGAAAGTTTGTGCCTAAATTATTGCAGTTCTTGTTTTGATACTGGGAACTCAGGAAAACAAGAACTTCAGTTAGATTTAGTGAAGATggtgaattttctctttttttttatattgataTCTTCCTGTGTTCTCTTTTATGGGGAGAAGCTCGAAATTTTAAGAGCtactttttctttgaaatagtGTTCATGAGTAGGATGAAAGCAGTGCTGAACAATGTGAATTTACTCCACAAATCTCTGTAGAGCAGCTTGATAAAATGGTGTCCAAACTTTGCAAAGAT
This window encodes:
- the FAM174A gene encoding membrane protein FAM174A, whose product is MRSPALPRLLVGPLLVLLVLLEAARCAEAAAPRPRDAATASPRPTEAAGGASTRSSSNSSSSSSRLTEVSAPPEQGQPMTQRALSVLVLASAALIVYFVIRTVRLRRQNRKTRRYGVLDMNIENMELTPLEQDDDDDDTTLFDASHPRREVRAFQ